A single Rubrivivax gelatinosus IL144 DNA region contains:
- a CDS encoding GNAT family N-acetyltransferase, whose amino-acid sequence MLHHVELYVGDLDRSTVFWTPLMQALGWQVPPWSGGVNYLHCDHYLCFLQAPAEHLAAGYHRQRIGLNHLAFQAASRAQVDALRDRARAAGHTLLYEDRYPFAGGPGYYAMYCEDPDRIKVEVVAPDGDEALPQPPEGLELASGARLRRVALADTAALFAAADDAEVMRHLDWPRPTGPQDVCRHLAAAVRDWDAGREFQWVIVEGRDGAVVGTISCRPHGHEADFGYFLARGAWGRGLAFEAAGAVLAWLRSQPQIVRIRATADVDNLRSRRLLERLGLELEGVMLRATRRPNLGGGPRDTTLYAWVREDARRAPE is encoded by the coding sequence ATGCTGCATCACGTCGAGCTCTACGTCGGCGACCTCGATCGCTCCACCGTCTTCTGGACACCGCTGATGCAGGCACTGGGCTGGCAGGTCCCGCCCTGGTCCGGCGGCGTCAACTACCTGCACTGCGACCACTACCTCTGTTTCCTGCAGGCGCCGGCCGAACACCTCGCCGCCGGTTATCACCGCCAGCGCATCGGCCTGAACCACCTGGCGTTCCAGGCGGCGTCGCGCGCGCAGGTCGATGCGTTGCGCGACCGGGCGCGCGCGGCCGGCCACACGCTGCTCTACGAAGACCGCTACCCCTTTGCCGGCGGCCCCGGCTACTACGCGATGTACTGCGAGGATCCGGACCGCATCAAGGTCGAGGTCGTCGCGCCGGACGGAGACGAGGCGCTGCCGCAGCCACCCGAAGGCCTGGAACTAGCCAGCGGCGCCCGCCTGCGCCGGGTCGCACTGGCCGACACCGCGGCCCTGTTCGCTGCCGCCGACGACGCCGAGGTAATGCGCCATCTCGACTGGCCACGCCCGACCGGGCCGCAGGACGTCTGCCGTCATCTGGCCGCCGCCGTGCGCGACTGGGACGCCGGACGCGAGTTCCAGTGGGTCATCGTCGAAGGCAGGGACGGCGCGGTGGTCGGCACGATCTCCTGCCGCCCGCACGGCCACGAGGCCGACTTCGGCTACTTCCTGGCACGCGGCGCCTGGGGGCGCGGCCTGGCGTTCGAAGCCGCCGGCGCGGTGCTCGCCTGGCTGCGCAGCCAGCCGCAGATCGTGCGCATCCGGGCCACGGCCGACGTCGACAACCTGCGCTCGCGCCGGCTGCTCGAACGCCTGGGACTGGAGCTCGAAGGCGTGATGCTTAGGGCGACTCGACGCCCCAACCTCGGCGGCGGGCCACGCGACACGACGCTGTACGCTTGGGTGCGGGAGGATGCACGCCGCGCCCCGGAGTGA
- a CDS encoding GNAT family N-acetyltransferase, whose amino-acid sequence MPSRLRITPLRPQHLDELAAVLRHPAVYEHIGGNVPSAAEFRLGLERALAGPPAGQRWFQYLVRHADSRTMLGRLEATVVGRVAEVAFLFAPAVWGNGYASEGLAWLHDELRREAGDVDFWATTLPANRRCQALLRRAGYVEVPPAVAPVLQSYDAGDLVFHRAGRPPASGAAT is encoded by the coding sequence ATGCCTTCGCGTCTGCGCATCACCCCGCTGCGACCGCAGCACCTGGACGAACTGGCCGCCGTGCTGCGCCACCCGGCGGTCTACGAACACATCGGCGGCAACGTGCCGTCGGCCGCCGAGTTCCGCCTCGGCCTCGAACGTGCGCTGGCCGGCCCGCCGGCCGGCCAGCGCTGGTTCCAGTACCTCGTGCGCCACGCCGACTCGCGCACCATGCTCGGCCGGCTGGAAGCCACCGTCGTCGGCCGCGTCGCCGAGGTGGCGTTCCTGTTCGCGCCCGCGGTCTGGGGCAACGGCTACGCCAGCGAAGGCCTGGCCTGGCTGCACGACGAACTGCGCCGCGAGGCCGGCGACGTCGATTTCTGGGCCACCACGCTGCCGGCCAACCGGCGCTGTCAGGCGCTGCTGCGGCGCGCGGGCTACGTCGAGGTGCCGCCAGCCGTGGCGCCGGTGCTGCAGAGCTACGACGCCGGCGACCTGGTGTTCCACCGGGCCGGCCGCCCGCCCGCCTCCGGAGCCGCGACGTGA
- a CDS encoding GNAT family N-acetyltransferase encodes MDDAPTAPEDGRKQPPPLELRPLVAADQPRLWHWLHVALWDPPPAGPRPIEVLQLPAVRIYAEDWGRPGDVGVVLRVAGVDAGACWMRRVADGQGLAWVDERTPQLGIALEPPFQHRGLGEPLMRGALAAARAAGVRQVSLTVHPENPARRLYARCGFIDLGERRDYRLMLARLDDGI; translated from the coding sequence ATGGACGACGCCCCGACCGCCCCCGAAGACGGCCGCAAACAGCCGCCGCCCCTGGAGCTCCGCCCGCTGGTCGCCGCCGACCAGCCCCGCCTGTGGCACTGGCTGCACGTCGCGCTCTGGGATCCGCCGCCGGCAGGCCCGCGCCCGATCGAGGTGCTGCAGCTGCCCGCCGTGCGCATCTACGCCGAAGACTGGGGCCGCCCCGGCGACGTCGGCGTCGTCCTGCGCGTAGCCGGTGTCGACGCCGGCGCCTGCTGGATGCGCCGGGTGGCCGACGGCCAGGGCCTGGCCTGGGTCGACGAACGGACGCCGCAGCTGGGCATCGCGCTGGAGCCGCCGTTCCAGCACCGCGGCCTGGGCGAGCCGCTGATGCGCGGCGCGCTGGCCGCAGCGCGCGCAGCCGGCGTGCGGCAGGTGTCGCTGACCGTGCACCCCGAGAACCCGGCACGCCGCCTGTACGCGCGCTGCGGCTTCATCGACCTCGGCGAGCGCCGCGACTACCGGCTGATGCTGGCGCGGCTGGACGACGGCATCTGA
- a CDS encoding GNAT family N-acetyltransferase, giving the protein MTPTRRIAPDDPAREDVRALLEEHLRDMHAQSPAESVHALDVSRLKRPDITFWTVREGDTLLACGALRELDPAHGEIKSMRTPHARRRCGAGRAMLEHLIAVARQRGYRRLSLETGSTAAFEPAHRLYASAGFVPCGPFGDYRPDPHSVFMTLAL; this is encoded by the coding sequence ATGACGCCGACGCGCCGCATCGCGCCCGACGACCCGGCCCGCGAGGACGTGCGCGCGCTGCTGGAAGAGCATCTGCGCGACATGCACGCGCAGTCGCCCGCCGAGAGCGTGCACGCGCTCGACGTCTCGCGGCTCAAGCGCCCGGACATCACCTTCTGGACCGTGCGCGAAGGCGACACGCTGCTGGCCTGCGGCGCGCTGCGCGAGCTGGACCCGGCGCACGGCGAGATCAAGTCGATGCGCACGCCGCACGCGCGGCGCCGCTGCGGCGCAGGCCGCGCGATGCTGGAGCACCTGATCGCCGTCGCGCGCCAGCGCGGCTACCGCCGGCTGAGCCTGGAAACCGGCTCGACGGCGGCTTTCGAGCCGGCCCACCGGCTGTACGCCAGCGCCGGCTTCGTGCCCTGCGGGCCTTTCGGCGACTACCGGCCCGACCCGCACAGCGTCTTCATGACCCTGGCGCTCTGA
- a CDS encoding NUDIX hydrolase — MARFSLIPEVHLVLVRDGHVLLLQRANTGYADGLHSLVAGHVDGGEPSRAAMAREALEEAGLAIAPEDLRLVHLIHRRSDNERMSMFFAAERWQGEPENREPHKCSELAWYPLDALPETMVPYVRHALACIAAGELYSEFGWDGGR; from the coding sequence ATGGCACGCTTTTCCCTGATCCCCGAAGTCCACCTCGTGCTCGTGCGCGATGGCCACGTGCTGCTGCTGCAGCGCGCCAACACCGGTTATGCCGACGGGCTCCACAGCCTGGTCGCCGGCCACGTCGACGGCGGCGAACCGTCCCGCGCCGCGATGGCGCGCGAAGCGCTCGAGGAGGCCGGCCTCGCCATCGCGCCCGAGGACCTGCGCCTCGTGCACCTGATCCACCGCCGCAGCGACAACGAACGCATGTCGATGTTCTTCGCCGCCGAACGCTGGCAGGGCGAGCCCGAGAACCGCGAGCCGCACAAGTGCAGCGAACTCGCCTGGTACCCGCTGGACGCGCTGCCCGAGACGATGGTGCCCTACGTGCGCCACGCGCTGGCGTGCATCGCGGCCGGCGAGCTGTATTCGGAGTTCGGCTGGGACGGTGGGCGCTGA
- a CDS encoding DUF2127 domain-containing protein: MPSPSTARRAIRTIAAFEAAKGLVVLLAASGLLSLVHADLGALAARLVRYSHLNPASHYPQILIDAASHLQTPRLVWLALGAIAYSLLRLVEAWGLYRERAWAEWLAASGGAIYVPIELAEVLHKPTALGLGVMAANVAVVAVMVMTLRARRAAQAR; this comes from the coding sequence ATGCCCAGCCCGTCGACCGCCCGCCGCGCCATCCGCACCATCGCCGCGTTCGAGGCCGCCAAGGGCCTCGTCGTGCTGCTGGCGGCCAGCGGGCTGCTGTCGCTGGTGCACGCCGACCTGGGCGCGCTCGCCGCGCGGCTGGTGCGTTACTCGCACCTGAATCCGGCGTCGCACTACCCGCAGATCCTCATCGACGCCGCTTCGCACCTGCAGACGCCCAGGCTGGTGTGGCTGGCGCTGGGCGCGATCGCCTACTCGCTGCTGCGCCTGGTCGAGGCCTGGGGCCTGTACCGCGAACGCGCCTGGGCCGAATGGCTGGCCGCCAGCGGCGGCGCGATCTACGTGCCGATCGAACTGGCCGAGGTGCTGCACAAACCGACCGCGCTGGGCCTGGGCGTGATGGCGGCCAACGTCGCCGTCGTCGCCGTGATGGTGATGACGCTGCGGGCGCGGCGCGCGGCGCAGGCTCGCTGA
- a CDS encoding VOC family protein, with product MTLQTEEIKAFVPARDFARSLDFYQALGFELHWTDGELAYLCHGDCAFLLQDFEAPDFAANYQMHLQVLDVEAWHALARGVAERFDTSIGTPEDRPWAMRDFTLFDPSGVLWRIAQRLPRSDAPA from the coding sequence ATGACGCTGCAGACCGAAGAGATCAAGGCTTTCGTCCCGGCGCGCGACTTCGCGCGGTCGCTGGACTTCTACCAGGCGCTGGGCTTCGAACTGCACTGGACCGACGGCGAGCTCGCCTACCTCTGCCACGGCGACTGCGCTTTCCTGCTGCAGGACTTCGAGGCGCCGGATTTCGCCGCGAACTACCAGATGCACCTGCAGGTGCTGGACGTCGAGGCCTGGCATGCGTTGGCACGCGGCGTCGCCGAGCGCTTCGACACCTCGATCGGCACGCCCGAAGACCGGCCCTGGGCGATGCGCGACTTCACGCTGTTCGACCCCTCGGGCGTGCTCTGGCGCATCGCGCAGCGGCTGCCGCGCAGCGACGCGCCGGCCTGA
- a CDS encoding SRPBCC family protein — protein sequence MTDRTIHLHRVLRAPADKVFRAFTEADALVRWLPPYGFTCRVETLDVRTGGRFRMSFRNFGHGGVHSFGGEYLEVDPGRRLVYTDRFDDPALPGEMRTAVSFATVSCGTALAVQQSGIPDAIPLEMCHLGWQESLAQLAWLVEPEIPA from the coding sequence ATGACCGACCGCACGATCCACCTGCACCGCGTGCTGCGCGCCCCGGCCGACAAGGTCTTCCGCGCCTTCACCGAAGCCGACGCGCTGGTGCGCTGGCTGCCGCCCTACGGCTTCACCTGCCGCGTCGAGACGCTGGACGTGCGCACCGGCGGGCGTTTCCGCATGAGTTTCCGCAACTTCGGCCACGGCGGCGTGCATTCGTTCGGCGGCGAGTACCTGGAGGTCGATCCCGGCCGGCGGCTGGTCTACACCGACCGCTTCGACGACCCCGCGCTGCCCGGCGAGATGCGCACCGCGGTCAGCTTCGCGACGGTCAGCTGCGGCACGGCGCTCGCGGTGCAGCAGAGCGGCATCCCGGACGCGATCCCGCTGGAGATGTGCCACCTGGGCTGGCAGGAGTCGCTGGCCCAGCTCGCCTGGCTGGTGGAGCCCGAGATCCCGGCCTGA
- a CDS encoding GNAT family N-acetyltransferase, with protein sequence MIHHLSLGVHDIEGAARFYDAVLGSLGHVRVWTDLCPGETGQAVGYGPPGGGDVLALKQVARSAGDIPGQHIAFGAATHAAVEAFHAAALAHGGRDNGAPGWRPDYGEDYYAAFVVDPEGHRLEAVCRAVRPGLGATTPTVVAFERRHLPAALALWRTIPGIGLSEADEPAALAAFLRRNPGLSFVAQDGGELVGTILCGHDGRRGLIHHLAVAPGRRRRGLGRALLDAALAALQAQGIGKCHLMVFADNTEGPAFWRRQQAVERVELALLSIATGGRQGG encoded by the coding sequence GTGATCCACCATCTCTCGCTGGGCGTGCACGACATCGAAGGCGCGGCACGTTTCTACGACGCCGTGCTCGGCAGCTTGGGCCATGTGCGCGTCTGGACCGACCTGTGCCCCGGCGAGACCGGCCAGGCCGTCGGCTACGGGCCGCCGGGCGGCGGCGACGTGCTGGCGCTGAAGCAGGTCGCGAGGTCCGCTGGCGACATCCCCGGGCAGCACATCGCCTTCGGCGCCGCCACGCACGCCGCGGTCGAGGCCTTCCATGCCGCGGCGCTGGCGCACGGCGGCCGCGACAACGGCGCGCCGGGCTGGCGGCCGGACTACGGCGAGGACTACTACGCCGCCTTCGTCGTCGACCCCGAGGGCCACCGGCTCGAAGCCGTCTGCCGCGCCGTGCGGCCCGGGCTCGGCGCCACGACACCGACCGTCGTCGCGTTCGAGCGCCGCCACCTGCCGGCCGCGCTGGCGCTGTGGCGAACGATCCCCGGCATCGGGCTCAGCGAAGCCGACGAGCCGGCGGCGCTGGCCGCCTTCCTGCGCCGCAACCCGGGGCTGAGTTTCGTTGCGCAGGACGGCGGCGAACTCGTCGGCACCATCCTCTGCGGCCACGATGGCCGGCGCGGGCTGATCCACCATCTGGCCGTCGCACCCGGCCGGCGCCGCCGCGGGCTGGGCCGCGCGCTGCTGGACGCCGCGCTGGCGGCGCTGCAGGCCCAGGGCATCGGCAAGTGCCACCTGATGGTCTTCGCCGACAACACCGAGGGCCCGGCCTTCTGGCGGCGGCAACAGGCCGTCGAGCGGGTCGAACTGGCGCTCCTGTCGATCGCCACCGGCGGCCGCCAAGGCGGCTGA
- a CDS encoding GNAT family N-acetyltransferase has product MHLVRPTLEHLPGYTAALQAGWSADTVRGADAAREELAAIERAPAVFVELLEDRQGRGAPVTLPDGSQVARLPGLRRWMWDDEGFAGVIGLRWQRGTPELPPYCLGHIGYSVVPWKRRRGHATAALRQMLPEARAVGLPWVDITTDPDNLASQRVIVANGGVLLERFTQPEQFGSTPGLRWRISLALE; this is encoded by the coding sequence ATGCACCTCGTCCGCCCCACCCTCGAACACCTGCCCGGCTACACCGCCGCGCTGCAGGCCGGCTGGTCGGCCGACACGGTGCGCGGCGCCGACGCGGCACGCGAGGAGCTGGCCGCGATCGAGCGCGCGCCGGCGGTCTTCGTCGAGTTGCTCGAAGACCGCCAGGGCCGCGGCGCGCCGGTGACGCTGCCCGACGGCAGCCAGGTCGCGCGGCTGCCGGGCTTGCGCCGCTGGATGTGGGACGACGAGGGTTTTGCCGGCGTCATCGGCCTGCGCTGGCAGCGCGGCACGCCCGAACTGCCGCCGTACTGCCTGGGCCACATCGGCTACTCGGTCGTGCCCTGGAAGCGCCGCCGCGGCCACGCCACCGCGGCGCTGCGGCAGATGCTGCCCGAGGCGCGCGCCGTCGGCCTGCCCTGGGTGGACATCACCACCGATCCCGACAACCTGGCCTCGCAGCGCGTCATCGTCGCCAACGGCGGCGTGCTGCTCGAACGGTTCACGCAACCGGAGCAGTTCGGCAGCACGCCGGGGCTGCGCTGGCGCATCTCCCTCGCCCTGGAATGA
- a CDS encoding YnfA family protein yields MNLATTAALFVATALMEITGCFLPALWLQGRAGAWVLLPAAAALAAFVWLLTLHPAASGRVYAAYGGVYVATAVVWLWLVDGVRPSAWDLAGSAIALTGMAVIAWGWQRG; encoded by the coding sequence GTGAACCTCGCCACCACCGCCGCCCTGTTCGTCGCCACCGCGCTGATGGAGATCACCGGCTGCTTCCTGCCCGCGCTGTGGCTGCAGGGCCGCGCCGGCGCCTGGGTGCTGCTGCCGGCGGCCGCGGCGCTGGCGGCCTTCGTCTGGCTGCTGACGCTGCACCCGGCGGCCTCGGGCCGGGTCTACGCCGCCTACGGTGGCGTCTACGTCGCCACCGCCGTCGTCTGGCTCTGGCTGGTCGACGGCGTACGGCCCTCGGCCTGGGACCTCGCCGGCTCGGCCATCGCGCTGACCGGCATGGCGGTCATCGCCTGGGGCTGGCAGCGCGGCTGA
- a CDS encoding AAA family ATPase gives MRVVVIGTSGAGKSTFAKRLAARLGVPRVELDALYWLPGWTARDPDDFRARVAEAVAGEAWVADGNYGVARGVLWPRATDIVWLNYGRHVVWPRVLRRTVARVAGRRELWAGNRESFRKAFLSRDSILLWSLKTFAKNRARYAELRADPRWAGLRWHELRTPREAQAWLRARPPQGEARR, from the coding sequence ATGCGCGTCGTCGTCATCGGCACCAGCGGCGCCGGCAAGTCGACCTTCGCGAAACGGCTCGCGGCGCGGCTCGGCGTGCCGCGGGTCGAACTCGACGCGCTGTACTGGCTGCCCGGCTGGACCGCGCGCGATCCGGACGACTTCCGCGCCCGTGTCGCCGAGGCGGTGGCCGGCGAGGCCTGGGTGGCCGACGGCAACTACGGCGTCGCGCGCGGCGTGCTGTGGCCACGTGCGACCGACATCGTCTGGCTGAACTACGGCCGCCACGTCGTCTGGCCGCGGGTGCTGAGGCGCACCGTCGCACGGGTCGCCGGCCGTCGGGAACTCTGGGCCGGCAACCGCGAAAGTTTTCGCAAGGCCTTCCTGTCGCGCGACAGCATCCTGCTGTGGTCGCTGAAGACCTTCGCGAAGAACCGCGCCCGCTACGCCGAGCTGCGCGCCGACCCGCGCTGGGCCGGCCTGCGCTGGCACGAGCTGCGCACGCCGCGCGAGGCCCAGGCCTGGCTGCGGGCCCGGCCGCCGCAAGGCGAAGCCCGGCGCTAA